The genomic region CGACCCGGAGCGGGCGCTCGGCCGCTCGATCGGGATGCCGCTGATGGGCGAGCTGACCGTCGGGGAGCCGGACGACGTGTTGGAGCTGACGGACGGCGCCGCGCTGAAGCTGGCAGGCCTCGACTTCTCCGTCGCGCACGCGCCCGGCCATACGAAGGGGTCGGTGACCTTCCGGATGCCCGAGAACACGGAGATCCCGCCCGTGTTCTTCTCCGGGGATCTGCTGTTCGCCGGCTCCATCGGACGCACCGACCTGCCCGGCGGTGACATGGACGAGATGCTCGGCTCGCTGGCCCGTGTGTGCCTGCCGCTCGACGACTCGACCGTGGTGCTGTCCGGCCACGGCCCCCAGACGACCATCGGCCAGGAGCGCGCCACCAACCCGTACTTGCGGCAGGTGGCGGCGGCCGGCCCGGGAGCGGACCCGACCTCCGCTCCTCGACGAGGAATGTGACGAGAGACTTCCCGTGAGCACCTTCAAGGCCCCCAAGGGCACGTACGACCTGATTCCGCCGGACAGCGCCACGTTCCTCGCGGTGCGCGAGGCGATCGCCGCGCCGCTGCGGAACTCCGGTTACGGGTACATCGAGACGCCCGGATTCGAGAACGTCGAACTGTTCGCACGCGGGGTCGGTGAGTCCACCGACATCGTGACCAAGGAGATGTACGCCTTCGAGACCAAGGGCGGCGACCAGCTGGCACTGCGCCCCGAGGGCACGGCCTCTGTGCTGCGCGCCGCCCTCGAAGCCAACCTGCACAAGGTGGGCAACCTCCCCGTCAAGCTCTGGTACTCGGGCTCGTACTACCGCTACGAGCGGCCCCAGAAGGGCCGCTACCGTCACTTCTCGCAGGTCGGCGCCGAGGCCATCGGGGCCGAGGACCCGGCGCTTGACGCCGAGTTGATCATCCTGGCCGACCAGGCGTACCGCTCGCTCGGGCTGCGGAACTTCCGGATCCTCCTCAACTCGCTGGGCGACCAGGAGTGCCGTCCCGTATACCGGGCCGCGCTCCAGGACTTCCTGCGGGGGCTGAACCTGGACGAGGAGACGCTCCGCCGCGCCGAGATCAACCCGTTGCGGGTTCTCGACGACAAGCGTGATGACGTTCAGAAGCAGCTGGTCGGTGCACCCTTGCTGCGGGACTTTCTCTGCGACGCGTGCAAGGCGTACCACGAAGAGGTGCGCGAGCTGATCACGGCCGCCGGGGTCTCCTTCGAGGACGACGCGAAGCTGGTGCGGGGGCTGGACTACTACACCCGGACGACGTTCGAGTTCGTGCACGACGGTCTCGGTTCGCAGTCCGCGGTGGGTGGCGGCGGTCGCTATGACGGCCTGTCGGAGATGATCGGTGGTCCCGCGCTGCCGTCCGTCGGGTGGGCGCTCGGGGTCGACCGTACGGTCCTCGCGCTGGAGGCCGAGGGGGTGTCCCTCGAACTTCCCGCGTCCACCAGTGTGTTCGCGGTGCCGCTCGGGGACGAGGCTCGGCGGGTGCTCTTCCGGGTGGTCACGGAGTTGCGCAGGAACGGGGTCGCGGCCGACTTCTCCTACGGTGGCAAGGGGCTCAAGGGGGCGATGAAGAACGCGAACCGGAGTGGGGCGCGGTACACCGTCGTGGCCGGTGAGCGTGATCTCGCCGAAGGCGTCGTTCAGCTCAAGGACATGGAGTCCGGTGATCAGGTGGCGGTCGGTGTGAACGAGATCGTGGCGGAGCTGGAATCCCGGCTGAGCTGAGCCGGGTGGTTTTTCTCGCCCCCGCCGCCCCTACCCTGTCCCGTCCTTTCTGGGGGGCTCCGCCCCCAGACCCCCGTATCGGCCTGGACGGCCTCGTCCTCAAACGCCGGACGGGCTGGGTCGGGGCGGCGTCAACTTGGTGACTTGCTTATGTCCAGTGAACGGTGGACACACGCGCGTGTGCGGCACAATGACCGTGCCCGGAAAGCTCCCTCAAGCTACGGAAACGGCGTGATGAGCAAGACGACAGTCAGGGAAGGCATCAGCATCGACTCCCACGACCAGGAACGTGCCGGGGCCCCACGGTCCGTGGGCGGCGGTCGATTCCTCGCTCTTCTGCTGGTGATCACGGGCGCGGCCGGACTGCTGGCCTCCTGGGTCATCACCATCGACAAGTTCAAGCTGCTGGAGGACCCGAACTTCACCCCGGGCTGCAGCCTGAACCCGGTCGTCTCCTGCGGCAACATCATGAAGAGCGACCAGGCCTCCGCCTTCGGGTTCCCCAACCCGATGATGGGCCTCGTCGCCTACGGCATCGTGATCTGCGTCGGTATGAGCCTGCTCGGCCGCGCCACCTTCCCGCGCTGGTACTGGCTGACCTTCAACGCGGGCACGCTGTTCGGCGTCGGCTTCTGCACCTGGCTGCAGTACCA from Streptomyces sp. NBC_00878 harbors:
- the hisS gene encoding histidine--tRNA ligase, translating into MSTFKAPKGTYDLIPPDSATFLAVREAIAAPLRNSGYGYIETPGFENVELFARGVGESTDIVTKEMYAFETKGGDQLALRPEGTASVLRAALEANLHKVGNLPVKLWYSGSYYRYERPQKGRYRHFSQVGAEAIGAEDPALDAELIILADQAYRSLGLRNFRILLNSLGDQECRPVYRAALQDFLRGLNLDEETLRRAEINPLRVLDDKRDDVQKQLVGAPLLRDFLCDACKAYHEEVRELITAAGVSFEDDAKLVRGLDYYTRTTFEFVHDGLGSQSAVGGGGRYDGLSEMIGGPALPSVGWALGVDRTVLALEAEGVSLELPASTSVFAVPLGDEARRVLFRVVTELRRNGVAADFSYGGKGLKGAMKNANRSGARYTVVAGERDLAEGVVQLKDMESGDQVAVGVNEIVAELESRLS
- a CDS encoding vitamin K epoxide reductase family protein, with product MSKTTVREGISIDSHDQERAGAPRSVGGGRFLALLLVITGAAGLLASWVITIDKFKLLEDPNFTPGCSLNPVVSCGNIMKSDQASAFGFPNPMMGLVAYGIVICVGMSLLGRATFPRWYWLTFNAGTLFGVGFCTWLQYQSLYNINSLCLWCSLAWAATIIMFWAVTSHNVRNGFLPAPGWVKGFLAEFTWVLPVMHIGIIGMLILTRWWDFWTS
- a CDS encoding MBL fold metallo-hydrolase — translated: MLIAGFPAGAWGTNCYLVAPAAGEECVIIDPGHQAVQGVEDTLKKHRLKPVAVVLTHGHIDHVASVVPVCGAHDVPAWIHPEDRYMMSDPERALGRSIGMPLMGELTVGEPDDVLELTDGAALKLAGLDFSVAHAPGHTKGSVTFRMPENTEIPPVFFSGDLLFAGSIGRTDLPGGDMDEMLGSLARVCLPLDDSTVVLSGHGPQTTIGQERATNPYLRQVAAAGPGADPTSAPRRGM